In Musa acuminata AAA Group cultivar baxijiao chromosome BXJ2-8, Cavendish_Baxijiao_AAA, whole genome shotgun sequence, one genomic interval encodes:
- the LOC103993559 gene encoding histone H3.2 — MARTKQTARKSTGGKAPRKQLATKAARKSAPATGGVKKPHRFRPGTVALREIRKYQKSTELLIRKLPFQRLVREIAQDFKTDLRFQSSAVAALQEAAEAYLVGLFEDTNLCAIHAKRVTIMPKDIQLARRIRGERA, encoded by the coding sequence ATGGCGAGGACGAAACAGACCGCCCGGAAGTCCACCGGGGGCAAGGCCCCGCGGAAGCAGCTGGCGACGAAGGCGGCGCGGAAGTCGGCGCCGGCGACCGGGGGCGTGAAGAAGCCCCACCGCTTCCGCCCGGGGACGGTGGCGCTGAGGGAGATCCGCAAGTACCAGAAGAGCACGGAGCTGCTCATCCGCAAGTTGCCGTTCCAGCGTCTCGTCCGGGAGATCGCGCAGGACTTCAAGACGGACCTGCGGTTCCAGAGCTCCGCGGTGGCGGCCCTACAGGAGGCGGCGGAGGCCTACCTCGTCGGCCTCTTCGAGGACACCAACCTTTGCGCCATCCACGCCAAGCGGGTCACCATCATGCCCAAGGACATCCAGCTCGCTCGCCGGATCCGCGGGGAGAGGGCTTGA